The DNA segment CTAAGTTCTGACAGGGTCTTGTCTATCTCTTTCAACTTTTTATATACGGTTGTGCGTAAATAGAATATCATTAAAAAATAGAAAAACCAAGGGGTGAGTAGGATAACATAGTCGCCACCCTTCATTATAATTTCCCCCTAGAAGATATCTTCAGGTTTTGCGGGGGTCTCAGTGTCATTTAATTTTCTATTGCCAATTTTGGCTACGTGCTAGACATCTAGACCTTAGATGCGAAATTTTTTGATTTAAATGGTATCTGACTAGGAAAGTTAACAATAATACTCCAGCCATTGCATAAAAGACATTCATTTCGTATCCCACCTCCCAATTGTTTCCCCAAGCTCCTCCAGTTTGATATTGATTTCTTCAATAGTTCCAAGAACGACGGATAGAACTCCCAAACTTACCAATGGAGTGATAAAAGGATCATAATATGAGATGTAACAAACATTAAGCAGATACCAAAGAAGCATAAGCCCCTCAAATTTATTTAATTTTAGGTGTTCCATTCTCTGGTAGAGGTATCCTACCAAAACTAGTCCCCAAAATATTGGAGCCAAAATCTGGATCAAGTACACCACCTCTCTTCAAGGTTTTTCAGCTTTTTAAGTGTTCTCCAGTAAAAACTAATTATCAAAGCAACCAGTGGAAAAACGAAAAAAATTGAATCAACTATCCCCATCTACTCACCCCCATATCGACTTATAAGCATTTTTTGTAAAGTCAATAAAATCTTTCAAAAAGGATACCTTTTCGACTAGGTCACTGAAATTGGAATTTGCTGAACCAACCGAAACGAGAAACCATGCTGGCTTCCAACTAACTGCAATAGGCAGTGTTATCATTGTAGAAGCAGTTCCTATACCTTTGTTCGCATCTTCGTTCCAGTATTTGCTTCCTGTGTATCTTGCCGTGATTACGCCTTCAAGGCTCATGTACTCACCCGAGTTCAGCCTTATTTTCAGTTTTAGGTAATGTGGGGTATCAACCCTTTCAAGCGTGTAGTGGCAGTATCCATTTTCACACACCCATGTGTTGATTCTGGGAGTCAAATCCCTTACGTCGTTAAGCCCAAGAGCCTCAGCCATTCTCTCATCGAGCGGAACAAACACCTCTGCTATTTTGCCAGTAAATCTTGCCGGAATAATGTCCTTGATGATATTAGTGCTGATTATCCTTGAAGTGTCCTTGTCATCGTCAAGTGTCTTGGCTGTTATCGCGTAGGGTACGTCAGATGGCAAGACATTCTTTTTTACTATAATGTTGCATATCACAGTCTCTCCGAGTAACACTGGCTCGTTAGGGCATTCAAGACTTAAGGCCAGCTCAGGGGGAGTTTTTACTTCAATGGTCTTTGAATATATGGGAAGACCATTGACTTTCAATGTTATTCTATACGTGCCGGCTTTATTGAACACGTAAGTTGTGCGATCTTCAAGGTGACTGTCAGGACTTATCGTCACCCCATAATACGTCTTTTCAACTATTTTCTGACCATTGTCAAGTTCAAGAGTTACTGTTGGGTCAGACAATTGCCCCTTCGAGGTGGTTATCACATAATGGAATGTTACAGTATCGCCTATGTACACTACTGAAGGAGAAAAACTAAAGGCACCGTTTATGGACTTCTGATCATTCTGGTCCGAAATCACGGTAACGCTCGTTTCAGCGCTCTTTGAGTGCCCGTTCCAGTAAATTGAAGCATGAGTTGTGTAAGTGCTGGCATCAGTGTAAGTCACGGTCTTCTCCAAAATAACCAATTCTCCATTCGGCTGAACGTCAACCTTTCCAGAGTACGTTCTCGAATTCGTGGGCGAAAACGGAATCGTCACCGAGTACTCCACACCATCGAGCTCCACATTCTGGTTGTTCTCCACGATAACCCTGTACGTGACACTCTCACCCTCAGTGATGCTCGTCCTTGAAGCCTCCACCCGGACGTTCACCTTACTCCAGTCAACTGGAGAAGTCAAATTAGCAGTTGCAGAATAATCCTTTGTGATAGTCCTGTCCCCACAGCTTGGAGAGGTTGAAGAAGCTTCTGGGCTCTCCTGTAAGAGTGGAACAGCCCCACAGGAGGGAGTGTAAGTTATCTCCACTTCTCCACTGAGATTGAGTTCTCCGCCGGATGAGTGAGTATAAGTGAACCTGCTGCTCTTCCACGTATAACTCTCCCCCGCGTTGAGGAATGAGACCGTTCCAGAGTCAGAATCTCTGGCTGTGTAGTCCTTGACCTTGATTCTGATGTTGTTCACCGCGTTGTCTTCGGCCTTGAAGGAGACTTCAACGTGGTACTCAACACTGCTAGGAACGTTCTTGTCAACAACAACTGAAACATCAGTTATCACGAGCGTACCGGAATCGTTTTGAGTATCGAGCGCCTCAACGAGCACACTCTCATCCACCGGGACTCCACTCACTATCACCTCTCCACCACCTGTAATACTGGATGTCGTAGCGGTTCCCGAAGTGGACTTTAGGAGAAGTATGGGGGTCTTCGTGACCTCACTGGAAACTTCGATAACTTTCAGAGCATCCTTAAGCTCCGCAATCTTTTGGTTGAGTATAGAGTCGATCTTGGCGTTGTTGTTCCCATAGTTCCTTGCTTTTACGAGTGCGATAACATTGCTGATCAATTCGTACGCTCTAAGTGCATTTGGCCAGTAATAGGTTTTCTTCTCAGTTATGACTTCGCTCGTAGTCATCCTCCTGGCCGTTACAGTAAAAAGCAGGCCGCCGTTTTTGGACCACTTGACAGAATCCACACTGCCAGGGAGCTGGGACAGGGAAGTGGTTCGCTCATAGGAAAGCAGGTTAACACTTCCGCCGGTGCCCATTATTAGCCTGTACATTGACTCTTTCAGTGTTTCCGCCGCAGGATCCATCCCCTGGTAGTCCTTCTGTGAGTACCTCAAGTACAGTATAACCCAGTCTCCACTGAGTGCTGGGTTTATTATCTCCCCTTTGTTCCCAGTTGGAGCTTCAGCGGGTGGGTCCACTTCCATTTCTCCAGCGCCCAGGCTTCGTAATGGTTGTATTTGAAGGCCACGCTAATAAAAGCCATGGAGAATTCTTCAAGGAAGGCCGTCATGTTGAAGTCTTCTGTAATGTTTGCCCCGTTCTGAACAATGTACTCTTCCAAAGCCCGAATTTGAGCATCAGTCCAGCCTTGAGCTTTTAGAGCATCAACAGTCTCCTGTGGCAGACCGTTCTCGCTAATGTTCTGAGCCATTTCGCGGAGTTCTTCCGCAGTGTAATAAGTTTTGACTCCAGAGGCTTTCAACTCTTCCAAAGCCTGCCAGATTAAGGCTGAAATGTTGGCTGCATTCTCAGCACCGAGGCGGGAGTTTTGAATCAACTCTGGAGCAAGACTGAGATTGCCGTTTTCAATGCCAACCACAAGTTCCGCCTCCCTGTTTAGAATATCCCAGAATTCTTGGTAGGGGTCACTGCTTGCCGCTATTACCTGACTGCTGGAGAAGGCCGTGCTCAGGCTCATTCCAACGATCAGGAATATTAGCCATATTCCACCCCAACGCTTCACTTCTAAATCACCCTAAAAAGTAACAAGTGTGGGTTTAAATACTTTTTCTATTCAAATTTAGCATACTACTTAAAAACGTAAGCAAAAAACGGAAAATCACAAACTCGTCAGCAGCTCTATTAACCCCTGCTTCGTTGGAACCTTCGCGAACTTCTCCGGATCCTTAACTTTGAGGAGGAGAGGAACGTCTCCGAAGAGCTTGAGAACCTTTCCGAAGGGTATGCCGCCCTCTCCTGGCAGGAGGTGAAGGTCGCCGACACCGTAGGCGAGGGCATCTTCCGGCTCGACCTGCGGGAAGAGCTTTCCGAAGTTGTCGTGTATCATGAGTATTACCGTCTTGTCAGTTCCAAGCTTCACATCTTCGAGAAGCTTGTCCCCATCACCCTGAGCGCTGAGGAACGCATGAGCCACGTCGAGGGCAAAGCCTACGTTCTCCCTCTCAACGTTGTCAACGACGTAGAGCGTGTCCTTGACGCTGAAGGTGTTCTCAAGGGCTATCTTTATGTTGAACGGCGCCACCATGTCAGCGAGCTGTTGGATCGCCTCTATCTCAAGGTCAAGCCTCCCCGTCCTGCCGCTCTGCATTACAATGACCTTTGCACCGAGCTTTATGGCAACGTCCGCTATTGCCCTCGCAACGCGGAAGTGCCTGGTGTAATAGATGTGGTCGCGGAGGTTTACTGACGTCGGCATCCTGATTATGTAGTCAATGCCGACGCCGCGGAGCGTCGTCTCGATGGTCTTAAGCTTCTTCTCAATAACAACGCCGTTCATGATAAGCCCGAGTGTGTGCGGGAATATTGAGACAAAATCATAGTTCTTTATTTTGACGTCTGCCAAGACCGATGCCAGGGTTTTGTCCTTG comes from the Thermococcus thioreducens genome and includes:
- a CDS encoding sugar phosphate isomerase/epimerase family protein; this encodes MEIGVTIYPHFVTKDKTLASVLADVKIKNYDFVSIFPHTLGLIMNGVVIEKKLKTIETTLRGVGIDYIIRMPTSVNLRDHIYYTRHFRVARAIADVAIKLGAKVIVMQSGRTGRLDLEIEAIQQLADMVAPFNIKIALENTFSVKDTLYVVDNVERENVGFALDVAHAFLSAQGDGDKLLEDVKLGTDKTVILMIHDNFGKLFPQVEPEDALAYGVGDLHLLPGEGGIPFGKVLKLFGDVPLLLKVKDPEKFAKVPTKQGLIELLTSL